In Scophthalmus maximus strain ysfricsl-2021 chromosome 13, ASM2237912v1, whole genome shotgun sequence, the genomic window AAGATTATATAACGtgttctacacacacacgcactcacgcacactctGTCATAGGTCACCTTCGAGGACTTTACATAGccttacattcatttcctgcagAATTCCCCCAAACCTAACCATAACCACCACTTGCCTGACCCTTTCCCTTACTGTAACCTTAGCCTAACCATACCctcaacatacagtatagaAATACCAGTCCCCTGTGGTtcgctgtttgtgttgtgctcaTCACTGAGTAAAGATGATAATAGCGACATTATTCCGCTGTTCATGCTCCGTGACGGAAACACACAGCTCTTACCCAATCGACATTCAAATCAGCATGTTTCCCCTTGATACTGAAATATTTGCATTGAGTTTGCAATTAATTCTTATCATCTGATGGTGAAATATGGCTCGGCGGCTGAGGGTGTTTGTAGTTGTAGCCGTGCACTCATAGGTAAGTCTGAAAACCATCTGTCTGGGGTGCTTTACATTATTCACTCGTCATGCACCCGCTCTGCGTGAGACTCGGGCCGGCCTGTTTCCGTCCCCTCTCTGCTGAAACATCTGTCTGAGTGGTGTCTTCACTCTCTTCCAGTTTGAATCTCGCTACCAATGCCGTATTTTTGTAGTGtctggtgacacacacacacacacacacacacacacacacacacacacacacacacacacagtggggaaAATGTGCATCTGCTCAAACCATCAAGATGCTGAACAGTTTCTGCTCATACTTCTTCTTCCATCCAACTATGtcatgtttctcttctctctctctctctctctctctctctcatattgttcctcctcctcctctcttatcCGTCCTCCTCTACCTTTATTCTAATGGATTTCACCACCTGAGGTCTTACTTTACAAAACGTAATGAAAGGCCCCTCCTTCTCAGTAAATGAGACTAAACTGCAACAGTACAGTATTCCTCATTACAAtagctccccctgctggctaGTAATGACAACACCTCAAAAGTGGCCAGGTTTGATAAGGTTTTGTCATCTTGTGTATAATCAGTTTTATATTATATGATGATTATATAATTTCCTATGGAGTTCAATGACTCCTGCTGCATCAAAATTACACACCTCTATATAAGTAGATATTGTGAGTTTATTTTCACGAGTCTCTGACCCTAATTGTATTAAATTTTTCCACTTGACACTAGCAAATATTGGGGATAGTAGCATCATAATAACTTCTttgtaatgaatattttttgagaCAATTATATTATTCTTGATGGATTCATTGAACTAATTGTGTGAAATCTGTGATATTCGAAGACCCTTCTGTCaagaattatttaaaaaagtattccATCCTCAAATGATTATCTACATAGTCATGAATAACGACCATCGGTCCCTGTCCTTCCTGCAGCCATTCATGTCTCCGCGGTACCCAGGTGGCCCAAGGCCCGCCCTCCGTATGCCAAATCAGCCTCCTGGGAGCATCCCCGGGTCACAGCCCCTCCTGCCAAACAGCCTGGACCCCACCAGACCTCAAGGTATTGTCAAACCCCCTGTGTTATTTCAGAGATGCTACACTTATACAGTCTCATCTGAATGATTGTAGACCTACACAGCGCTGTCGTACTAACAAGCTGTactctctgtgtctcaccaCAGGACATCCAAACATGGGAGGCCCGATGAGAATGAATCCCCCCAGAGGAATGGGAGGCATGGGTCCACAGGTGATATGTCTCAGTCATGCGGATTTTAACACTTAGGGCTGCGTGAATGAAGCAAGTCATGACAGTGCATGGTGTCCCTTAGTTTTACCAGCCCACTTAACTCCCGCTCTGCAGCTGCCACACAGACAGATCTGGTGCTTGGACCGTCGGTTTATGAACAAGCCTAATGTTTGGTTTCCCTTCATTTAGGGCCATCATAAAAACAGCTATAATGTCAAACCAGCGGCCTATAAACTGCATGCACGTAATCCTTCAACTCTGCTCAAGAGAAGTTTTGTTTCTGCCAGCCTCGTAACTTTGCCTTTAAATGTCAGAAGCGCTTTGATGATTAGCTTTGCTTTGACCAGACCCAACGCCAGCTCATCATGTTAAATCTTACTCACCGACTCCCACCGAAGGCGACAGACGGACCGAGGCAGAATACTCATCGTGCTCTGAGGACGTGGCCACCGACACATTTTGACcactgttgttttccttttatcgattttatttttgcctgtGTATTCATAAGCCGCTTTTGAATTACCATTACCAGACAGCTGCTTCATTCTGCACCCAACCACCTGCTCTAACATCACCTcgtgcaaagacacacacacacacacacatgcacacacacactctccctgtGCCCCTCGGCCACTCTCTGTGCCACCCTGGCACGGTGACTTTGGCAGTTAGCGCACCAGCAGCTGGTGTGGCATCTGCTCGACAAGTGTAATCGTCTGCTGAACAAAACTCTTCCTCTGAGTGTAGCTGCTCTCTGGCCTGCCCCGCTACTCTCTgcctcagtcacacacacacacacacacacacacacacacacacacacacacgcacatacccAAGTACAGGCATGTAGTGCCAGCCAAACCCGCCTGCTGGgcagcaatgaaaacatatacacacacacacaaaatgcacagaggggagcatgaacacacagagacacacaacacattcacacacacaaacacacacacacagctgtccaCTGTCACACACAGCCCACTCCAACTAGCCCACACACAGCTACAGACAAGCCATAATTAAACACTAGTTAGTGGGAGACATGATCGTCACTGACCTTCATTAGGAATCAAACCTTTAGGAGCAGGTGCGAGACGCCGCGCTGACCGTGTGTTCCTCTCTTTGTGCAGAACTACGGCGGAGGGATGAGACCTCCTCCGAACTCCATGGGGCCAGGGATGCCGGGGATGAACATGTTAGTagactgaaataaaaagttcttcaatattttatgaatattacTTCCAGAGATGAGTCTGATTTAGGGGGAATGTCAGGCCTTTTTGAAACCCAGAtcttatttttgtagttttgacTCTATATCGTTAAATTGTATCGTGTTTTTGCCTTTGAAAAGATGGAGCTTGTAACTCTGCTGTGTACCAGAAGTCTTCTGTTACACGTCCTGTTCGTCATTGCTTTCTGTGTCTGCATTTCCAGGGGTCCTGGCGGAAGAGGTCCATGGCCGAACCCCAACTCAAACTCAGTGAGTCACATTCCCTCAAATCTTTATTCAAAGTGTGTTTACAATAACTGTCTCATGTTGTTTCTTTGGTTCCAATCTTGGTTCTATTCTCTCCACAGATAGCttattcatcttcatctccagGCAACTACGTGGTAAGTGTCTCATCATGGTCTCGTGTTTCGACCAGGGGCCATAAATGACCTATCACACAGTGATATCTAACAGACACGCTGCCGTCTAAATGCTCTCAGCACTCACTTCTCTCCCCCTATCGCTTCTTCACCCCTCAGGGCCCTCCAGGGGGAGGCGGCCCGCcaggaactcccatcatgcctaGCCCCGGAGGTGAGTTATACACTTCAGCTTCCCTTCTGATTTTTTACCCAGTGTTCACTGAAGGAGGGCTCTGTCTGAAAAAACCATCAAACCTGTTCTTTGTCAGATACAAGTCTCTCTTCGGGAGACAGGCAGAAATGGGGCTGTAAATACTTTAGGAACTGAGCCGTTAGGAATATTTTTGTAAGTgtaaaacgtaaaaaaaaaaaaaaaaactggtaaaATGTTACACGGAATGTGaaattatacagtatgtgacataCACAAATAATGTTGGTTGGGTTTCAGACCTTTTGTCATCGTTTTCCACTTAAGGGAAACCTTGTGTACAGTTGTGCAAAAGGGGACGCAGAGGCATGCAATCAACTGAGTGATCCATCTCAGCGTTGACCCGTCAGTCTAGGATCTCTGTGGAGGATTAGctgcaaacaaaacactgggCAGATATCCTGTCGATGTTCTGTTTCTGTCGGCCTGTGGAGAGCTTCTTTTGTGTCcactatttattatttatatgcgTACGGCTATTGTGATTTGTTACTGGGGCAACCTTTTGCACAAAACCGCTTTCCGCTCACACGTACACGGGGAGGGGAAAACATATTTCCACTGCAGTTGCCAAGactgtgcacgcacgcacacacacgcacacacacacacacacacacacacacacacacaaacctcttatAAAAAGGCACACCTCCCACTCTGTATCATCCCCCCTCCTGCAGTCACGACATGAAAAGTAGATTCAGGGAATCGAACAGTGGGGGGATTCATTCCACGTTGCACATGCTGTATCCATCCCCTCCCTGTCTTTCAATTTGTTATTCCATTTTTTGTTCTGCCTTTCTCAGTCTTCTCCTCACAACTTTCTCCCTGCAATGCTGCAATGATCAAGGACACCTCATCCTTCTGAATCTTTTCAGGACATGAGAGGAGTGACACAACATGGACTGGTTGATGCTAACGGCCACAGTGTccatatataataataacttagTCTAATCTGCTGATTGTCGGAGCTGAAGATAATGTGTCTCTTATTGTACATTGCAATAAAGAGACACATTAGAAGAGTGTAACAATGGTATGTTGACGGTATGTTAAAGTAACATACCGTCGTTCTGTGTCCTTTGCAGcaaaaataagaacatttcTGGTTTTTAGCTGAAAATTAAAGTGAAACAGTGTCAAATACACTGAACGACAGTGGTGTCAGTGTAGCTCAGCtcaataattcacatttattactttattttataataataattcaataatatTGCTCCACTTCCCGAACCTACCGGAttgttttaacttttctttgcacagacacagagaacgATCTGTCAGACTAGAAGGAACAAATTAGTAATCTGattttaaacgttttttttcctcacagattCAACAAACTCAAGTGAAAACATCTACACAATGATGAACCCCATCGGCCCTGGTGGAAATAGACCTAATGTGAGGAGCATTgttttattgatattgttgtttctcattcattGTCCAGAGTGACAAGAGCAAAAGTAAATGACCTTGATtcattttcctgttgtttttctgcagttcCCAATGGGACCGGGTCCAGACGGGCCAATGGGTGGAATGGGTGCTATGGAGCAGCATCATATGAACGGGTCACTAGGTGAGTGGTTGAGgataatgtacagtgtgtgtagcAGATACTTCATCGATCTATGAGAAGAGGCCTTTAGATGTAAGACTCTGCCCCCCTGTGGCTGGTAGAGGAagtctcctccctcttcttcgtaTTGATCAAAGCTAAAGCAGATTAGAGGGGCAGTGAGCAGGGCAATTGATCCTGTAGAAGGGTGAGAGGTGGTCAGTGAAGCCAGCAGAGTTGGTGCTCATCTGTATCTGAAACAAATAGCTTAATTAAAGGCCATTATCTGTGAGAGGGCAGCGTGTTTCTGCTTCCACTGGATATCCTGAGGTGATGTTAAATTAGCAGCAGGGTGCTGAGGATCTGTTAACTGTCAACATTATAATCATTCAGGTTTCTCTTGTTTTAATCTCTAAACACAGGCTCTGGTGACATGGATGGGTTGCCAAAGGTAAGAGTGGCTGACTGTATATCAGACCAtcgatctgtctgtctgtctgtctggctgcctGTATGAGCTCTGTGTTCTTATTGGTTTGTTTCCCATGTTGTAGAATTCTCCCAACAACATGGCAGGCATGAACAATCCCCCCGGCACTCCGCGGGATGACGGCGAGATGGCAGGCAACTTTTTAAACCCATTCCAAAGTGAAAGTGTGAGTGCCAACCCACCTTTTCAGCTGGGaacaaacttaaaaagaaaaagaaatcacatacAGTATTGAATCACTTACTCATTCAGATTACCATCATATCCGCACAAATCTCCGCTGGTATCAAACAGCACATTCAGATTTGTCCTgtctcaaaaaaataaaattaaaatcaaatcaatataCTTGATAAAGGGGTTGGGGCAAGAAATGTAAATCCAAGCCCAAACTCCTGCACTCCCCTGAAGATTTTGTGTGCCAACAGAGTCCGGTTTCACAGAGATAGACTTTGACTTTGGCTGACATCAATCTAATAGGCTTCCGACAGACGTTTAAATTCTAAATGTATCAGTTGCACCAAGTTGTCTGGGTCTTCACTCCCTTAAAGAAGATCAATTTTACCTTGTGCTCTGGTTGAATAAGACATATTAAGACATATAACCACTTAGTTCCTTTGACTCCAgcagaaaatatataatatacaatctcCCCTCAGCTCAGACCTGTAGCTGAACTGAGATGCTGTGGCTTCTTAATGTTGatatggacaaaagaaaacaacaaacgaTCTCCTGTTATCAACAGGTTACTGTCCAGCAACAAgcttaaaattatttattatctgTATGAAACTGTCCAAACTTGCATTAGACTATTCTAGGAGCAACATTTAACTGGTCTATATAACTCT contains:
- the ssbp4 gene encoding single-stranded DNA-binding protein 4 isoform X1, which produces MYAKGKGAVVPSDSQAREKLALYVYEYLLHVGAQKSAQTFLSEIRWEKNITLGEPPGFLHSWWCVFWDLYCAAPDRRETCEHSSEAKAFHDYSAAAAPSPVMGNMPPNDGMPGGPMPPGFFQGPPGSQPSPHAQPPPHNPSNPMMGPHGQPFMSPRYPGGPRPALRMPNQPPGSIPGSQPLLPNSLDPTRPQGHPNMGGPMRMNPPRGMGGMGPQNYGGGMRPPPNSMGPGMPGMNMGPGGRGPWPNPNSNSIAYSSSSPGNYVGPPGGGGPPGTPIMPSPGDSTNSSENIYTMMNPIGPGGNRPNFPMGPGPDGPMGGMGAMEQHHMNGSLGSGDMDGLPKNSPNNMAGMNNPPGTPRDDGEMAGNFLNPFQSESPLRIPMESRTPLKAPHPNACKMGVRT
- the ssbp4 gene encoding single-stranded DNA-binding protein 4 isoform X2, producing MYAKGKGAVVPSDSQAREKLALYVYEYLLHVGAQKSAQTFLSEIRWEKNITLGEPPGFLHSWWCVFWDLYCAAPDRRETCEHSSEAKAFHDYSAAAAPSPVMGNMPPNDGMPGGPMPPGFFQGPPGSQPSPHAQPPPHNPSNPMMGPHGQPFMSPRYPGGPRPALRMPNQPPGSIPGSQPLLPNSLDPTRPQGHPNMGGPMRMNPPRGMGGMGPQNYGGGMRPPPNSMGPGMPGMNMGPGGRGPWPNPNSNSIAYSSSSPGNYVGPPGGGGPPGTPIMPSPGDSTNSSENIYTMMNPIGPGGNRPNFPMGPGPDGPMGGMGAMEQHHMNGSLGSGDMDGLPKNSPNNMAGMNNPPGTPRDDGEMAGNFLNPFQSESYSPNMTMSV
- the ssbp4 gene encoding single-stranded DNA-binding protein 4 isoform X3, producing MYAKGKGAVVPSDSQAREKLALYVYEYLLHVGAQKSAQTFLSEIRWEKNITLGEPPGFLHSWWCVFWDLYCAAPDRRETCEHSSEAKAFHDYSAAAAPSPVMGNMPPNDGMPGGPMPPGFFQGPPGSQPSPHAQPPPHNPSNPMMGPHGQPFMSPRYPGGPRPALRMPNQPPGSIPGSQPLLPNSLDPTRPQGHPNMGGPMRMNPPRGMGGMGPQNYGGGMRPPPNSMGPGMPGMNMGPGGRGPWPNPNSNSIAYSSSSPGNYVGPPGGGGPPGTPIMPSPGDSTNSSENIYTMMNPIGPGGNRPNFPMGPGPDGPMGGMGAMEQHHMNGSLGSGDMDGLPKYSPNMTMSV